In Snodgrassella alvi wkB2, the DNA window CATGCAAACAGCCGCACAGCAGCGTAGGCGCTTGTGTTAAAATCTCCTATTTCAAGCTTACTATTTATTGCGCCAGCAGGTGCCGGACTGTTGATTTATGTTGAAAAACTTAGCTAAAAAAATTCTCGGAAGCCGCAACGACCGGCTTTTGAAACAATATCGTAAAGAAGTATCCAGAATCAATGCGCTCGAACCACAACTTCAAGCTTTAAGCGATACTGAACTACAGGCTAAAACTGCTGAATTCAAACAACGTCTGGCTGATGGGGAAAAACTCGATAGCCTGCTGGTAGAAGCTTTTGCCGTATGCCGTGAAGCCAGTAAGCGTGTACTCGGTATGCGGCATTTTGATGTGCAGCTTATCGGCGGTATGGTACTGCATTATGGCAAAATTGCCGAAATGCGTACCGGTGAAGGGAAAACACTGGTTGCCACGACAGCCGTCTATCTGAATGCTCTGACCGGTAAAGGTGTACATGTAGTTACCGTGAATGATTATCTGGCTGCACGTGATGCCGGAATCATGCGTCCGCTGTATGAATTTCTGGGCATGTCTGTCGGCATCATTATCAGCAACATGGATCATGCCGATAAAAAAGCCGCTTATCTGGCTGATATTACCTACGGTACCAACAATGAATACGGCTTCGATTATTTACGCGATAACATGGTAAGTGATCAAAGCGAAAAAGTGCAGCGTGAGCTGTCATTTGCAGTAGTTGATGAAGTAGACTCCATTCTGATTGACGAAGCCCGTACACCGTTGATTATTTCCGGTCAGGCTGACGATAACGTCACCCTTTATCAGGTAATGAATCAGATTCCGCCACAGCTGATTGCCCAGAAAAGCGAAGACGGTGAGGGCGATTACTGGGTAGACGAGAAAGCACGGCAGGTAGTGCTCAGTGATCAGGGACATGAGCATGCCGAGCAGATTCTCACCAAAATGGGTTTGCTGCAGGAAGGCGATTCCTTGTATTCCACCACCAATATCATGCTGATGCATCATCTGATGGCTGCGCTGCGTGCTTATACACTCTACCAGCGCGACCAGCATTATGTGGTACAGGATGGCGAAGTAATTATTGTTGACGAATTTACCGGCCGCCTGATGGCTGGACGGCGCTGGTCTGATGGTCTGCATCAGGCTGTTGAAGCCAAAGAAGGCGTGGAAATCAACAAAGAAAACCAGACACTGGCTTCCATTACTTTCCAGAATTTCTTCCGTCTGTATGACAAACTGGCCGGCATGACCGGTACTGCCGACACGGAAGCCTTCGAATTTCAGAATATTTACGGTCTGGAAACCGTTATCATCCCGCCAAACCGCCCGATGATACGTAAAGATCTGAACGACCAGATATATCGTTCTATCGAAGAAAAATACGAAGCTGTGGTTGCCGATATCAAAGAACGCCATGCCAAAGGTCAGCCAATCCTTGTTGGTACCACCAGTATTGAAAATTCCGAACTGGTATCCGCCTTACTGGATAAAGAACACCTCAGACACAATGTTCTCAATGCCAAAGAACATGCGCGTGAAGCGGATATTATTGCTCAGGCAGGCCGCCCCGGCATGATTACCGTAGCCACCAATATGGCCGGTCGTGGTACGGATATTGTGCTCGGCGGCAATATCAAACCGCAAATAGATGCCATTAATGCCGACGACAGCCTCACCGAAGAAGCGAAAAAAAGCGAAATCGACAAATTACAGCAGCAATGGCAGATTGACCACGATGCCGTGATTGCGGCTGGCGGTTTACACATTATCGGT includes these proteins:
- the secA gene encoding preprotein translocase subunit SecA, translated to MLKNLAKKILGSRNDRLLKQYRKEVSRINALEPQLQALSDTELQAKTAEFKQRLADGEKLDSLLVEAFAVCREASKRVLGMRHFDVQLIGGMVLHYGKIAEMRTGEGKTLVATTAVYLNALTGKGVHVVTVNDYLAARDAGIMRPLYEFLGMSVGIIISNMDHADKKAAYLADITYGTNNEYGFDYLRDNMVSDQSEKVQRELSFAVVDEVDSILIDEARTPLIISGQADDNVTLYQVMNQIPPQLIAQKSEDGEGDYWVDEKARQVVLSDQGHEHAEQILTKMGLLQEGDSLYSTTNIMLMHHLMAALRAYTLYQRDQHYVVQDGEVIIVDEFTGRLMAGRRWSDGLHQAVEAKEGVEINKENQTLASITFQNFFRLYDKLAGMTGTADTEAFEFQNIYGLETVIIPPNRPMIRKDLNDQIYRSIEEKYEAVVADIKERHAKGQPILVGTTSIENSELVSALLDKEHLRHNVLNAKEHAREADIIAQAGRPGMITVATNMAGRGTDIVLGGNIKPQIDAINADDSLTEEAKKSEIDKLQQQWQIDHDAVIAAGGLHIIGTERHESRRIDNQLRGRAGRQGDAGSSRFYLSFEDPLLRLFALDRATAILNRLAPERGVAIEAGMLNRQIEGAQRKVENRNFDMRKQVLEYDDVANDQRKVIYHQRADILASNDIDGMMQEIRHDAIVDTVDSFIPPDSMEEQWDISGLENKLAADYNIEVSINDWLKEDNSLDNESISERLLDIVEKDYAYKVELVGIDTMRKFERDIMLQIIDSRWREHLADMDYLRQGIHLRGYAQKNPKQEYKREAFEMFQAMWSNIRHTVASLLISVRFQPASEEEQQEVFAADNVAEDEDFSPEALEARGIVIRRNDPCPCGSGLKYKLCHGRL